GCGATTGAGTTGACAAAAAATAACGATTTAGATGTTCTACTTTTAGAAAAGGGAAAAGATCTTAAAGAAAGGGATTGTCCAGGAAAAGGCAAAAAATGCTTAAAGTGTAAATTGTGCGCCATTACTAGTGGTTGGGGAGGAGCAGGAGCTTTTAGTGATGGAAAGTTAAATCTATCTACGAAAATAGGTGGATGGTTAAGTGAGTATATTTCTGAAAAGGAATTCTCAGAATTAATAGAATATATTGATGACATATATTTAGAATTTGGAGCTCCTAACGACGATATTTGTTTGGATGAAGATAGAGTTAAGGCTTTGAAAGATAAAGCTAAAAGATCTGGTTTGTTATTTATTCCTACCCCAATAAGACATTTAGGTACGGATAGGTGTGTTCATGTTTTAGAGAGGATGAGATCTTATATAAGTTCCAAGGTAGAAGTATTGACTGAAAGTGAAGTTGTAAAAGTTTTAACATCTGATAACAAGGTTGGTGGTGTAGTGCTTGCTAATGGAACTAGATATTTATGCAAAAATCTAATTTTATCACCAGGTAGAGAAGGTTCAGACTGGTTAATGAAAGAGGTGAAAAGGTTAAAGCTAAAAGTAGAAAATAATGCGGTAGATATTGGATTGAGGGTGGAGGTGCCAGCATATGTTATGAAACCAGTTACAGATTACTTTCATGAATCAAAATTAATATATTACTCAAAGCAGTTTGAGGATCAGGTTAGAACATTCTGTATGAATCCATATGGTATTGTTTCTACTGAAAAATATGGAGATGTAATAACTGTAAATGGTCATAGTTATGCGAAAGATAAGACAGATAATACAAATTTTGCTTTACTTGTATCTACCAATTTTACAGAACCATTTAAAGAACCCATAGCTTATGGAAAATATATTGCGAGATTAGCGAATCTACTTGGTGGTGGAACTATTATTCAGAGATTGGGTGATTTGAAAAAGGGAAGAAGGTCTACTATGGTTAGAATAAAACGAAGTAAAGTAATACCAACTCTAAAAGAAGCAACACCTGGTGATTTAAGTTTTGTACTTCCGTATAGATATCTTTTAGATATATTAGAGATGTTAAGTGCACTAAATGATATAGTTCCAGGAGTGGAAGCAAGAGATACTCTTCTTTATGGAATCGAAACCAAATTTTACTCGTGTAGACTTCATCTATCTCCAAATTTAGAAACAGAGATAAAAAATATGTATGCAATTGGAGATGGTGCTGGGATCAGTAGAGGTTTAGTCCATGCATCTGTTTCGGGAGTTATAACTGCTAGAGATGTTTTAAAAAAACAAAAAATAGGAGGGCAAGGCTTTAGCCTTGCATAAAATAAGAGGTCATTTAACAGAATAATAAATACTAATTAAAAAATTAAAAAGGAAAGGTGATTTAATTTGCCAGGTATTGTAGTAATTGGAACTCAATGGGGTGATGAAGGAAAGGGTAAAATCATAGATTATCTTTCTAAAGATGCTGATGTAGTTGTAAGATTTCAGGGTGGGAATAACGCTGGTCATACCGTAGTAACAAAAGAACATAAATTTCAATTCCATCTTATACCTTCAGGAATTTTAAATCCAGATATTATAAATGTCATTGGCAATGGTGTTGTTGTAGATTTAGAAGCATTAGTCAATGAAATTGATTATTTGCACAGTAAAAAAATTACTACTTCAAACTTGAAAATTAGTCCAAATTCTCATCTTGTGATGCCTTATCACAGAATTTTAGATGAAGTAAGAGAAAATCTATTAGGTAATATGAAGATTGGAACAACAAAAAGAGGAATTGGACCATCTTATTCTGATAAAGCTTCTCGCTCTGGAATAAGAATGCAAGATTTATTAAATATAAAAGTATTTAACAAAAAACTTGAATTTGTATTAAAGGAAAAGAATGCTATTTTAACTAAAATCTATAATCTCCAGCCACTGGATTTTAATGATATATTGGAGAAATTCAAATATTTATCACAAAAAATAGGCGATTATGTTTCAGATACATCAAAATTAATAAATGATGCTCTTGATGAAGACAAAAAAGTATTATTTGAAGGAGCACAGGGAACTTTTTTAGACATAGATCATGGTACTTATCCCTTTGTGACTTCATCATCAACAGTTGCAGCTAGCGCATGTATCGGTTCTGGTATTGGACCAACAAGAATTGATAAGATTATAGGAGTAACTAAAGCTTACACAACCAGAGTTGGTCAAGGACCTTTCCCAACAGAGATAAAGGGGAAATTAGGAACTATGTTGAGGGAGAAAGGTTCTGAATATGGAGCTACAACAGGAAGACCTCGAAGGTGTGGATGGCTTGATACAGTTTTACTTAAATACGCAAGTAGAATTAATAGTATTACATTCCTTGCTCTTACAAAATTAGATGTGCTTTCATTTTTAAATAATATAAAAATCTGTAATAGCTACTCTTATAATGATAAATATTATAAGGAGCTTCCCTATAATCAAAACATTTTCCATAATGTGAACCCTTTATATGAGAATTTTTTAGGATGGGAAGAGGAGATATCAGAAGTAAGAAATTTTAATGATTTACCGAAAGAAGCAAAGAAATATATAAAGAGAATAGAGGATGAAGTAAAAGTTCCTATAAAATTAGTATCTGTTGGTCCGGAAAGAGATCAAATAATTAAGTTTGAAGAATCAATTTGGTAATAAACTAAATATCAAAATCAGTCGATTCCCCTCCCTTGATGGGAGGGGGTAGGGGGATTTATCCTCTCCCTTGGTGGGAGAGGGAAAGGGAGAGGGGGAATTTAAAATGTCTTCAGAATCATGGCACAAATCTCTAACAATAATTAGATTTAACAAAATATAAATTATATTAATTTAAAAAATATACTTTTATAGGAGGATTCATTGATATCAAGATATAGCAGACCTGAGATTAAAAAAATCTGGTCAGATGAAAACAAATACAGAAGATGGTTAGAGATTGAGCTTTTAGTATGTGAGATACAAACAAAAATTGGGATAATTCCAAAAGGTGTTTTAGAAAGGATAAAAGGGAAAATAAGTTTTGATTTAAAGAGAATCTCAGAGATAGAAAAAACAACTAAACATGATGTAGCTGCTTTTTTAAAAAATATTTCAGAAAATATTGGACAAGACGCTCGATTTCTACATTTTGGTCTTACATCATCTGATATTAAGGATACAGCATTATCTCTAAATTTAAGGGATGCCCTCACAATTATAACAAGAGACTTAAATGGATTAATAGAAATACTCAAAGAAAAGGCGATTAAATTTAAATACGATTTGATGGTAGGAAGAACACATGGCATGCATGCAGAACCTATAACCTTTGGAGTAAAAATGGCTAACTGGGCATTTGAAATGGACAGAAATAGGTCAAGAATTATGAGAGCAAAGAATGAGATAAGTTATTGCAAGATTTCAGGAGCAGTTGGAACATATTCTAATATAAATCCTGAGGTTGAGAGATATGTATGTGAGAAGTTAGATTTAAAACCAGAGCCAATTTCAAGTCAGATAATTCATAGGGACAGACATGCTTATTGTCTAAATGTATTGGCTTTAGCAGGAAGCAGTATTGAGAAAATGGCAACAGAGATAAGAAATCTTCAGAGAACAGAAATAGATGAAGTTCAGGAACCGTTTTCTAATAGCCAGATAGGCTCATCTGCTATGCCTCATAAAAGAAATCCAATTATCAGTGAGAGATTATGTGGACTTGCAAGATTATTAAGAGGTTATGCTCAGACGTCTATGGAAAATATTTCTCTTTGGGGGGAGAGGGATATGTCTCATTCTTCAACAGAGAGACTCATATTACCTAATAGCACAATCTTATTAGACTATATGCTTTATAAATTTAAGTATATGATGAAAAACTTGATTGTTTTTCCTGAAAATATGAGGAAAAATCTTGAACTATCAAAGGGACTTATATTTTCTGAAAATGTTTTAATAGAACTTGTTAAAGCTGGTTTATTAAGAGATAGAGCACATGATTTGGTAAAAAAATGTTCAGACAAAGTCTACAGTGAAAAAATCAGTTTTAAACAGGCATTACTAAGCAGTGATGAAATTTGTTTAGTTTTAACTAATGAGCAGATAAGCGAGTGTCTAAATATAAAATCATATTTAAAAAATGTTGATCTTATAGTTAATAAGCTTAAGAAAATCCATTAAATATAATGCTTTTAATAGTATATGTTTTTGACTTTTTGCATCAAGGAGTTTATACTCAAGTAGATAAAAGTATTTTTACTTAAAAATAAATTTTGGAGGTTTTAATGGAATCTAAAGCTGATTACAGGAGAGTACCTATTACTATGCCTAAAGAAATGTATACATACATGTTAAAGTTAGGTACTGAATCTGAAGAAACAGGAGGTAAGAAGCTTCAAGTAACATGGATAGTAAGATGTGCACTTAAGGCTATTATGGATGTGGATTTGGATGTAAGTAATATAAATTCTGAGGAAGAGTTAGAATCAAGAATAAAAGAAGCATTCAGGAAATATAAATAAACTGAGAACTATATGATAATCACAGATGTTCTTTAAGGATGATTGCGTTAGTCAATAGTTTTTAGATGGAGTATCTTATTTGTACCAGCTTCTATAACACAAACAAATTGTTTAGTAAGTTTATCTTTTTCAAAATCTTTTCCAGGACCTATACCAGAAATTATGAAAGCATCTTTCCCCTCAAACCTTGCTTTTTCTACAGAGAAGATTAACAGTGGGAACTTCTCAGGTAATTGTTCTTGCCCTGTAAGATATTTATATATTTCAGATTCTAATATCTTTAAATTTTCATCAAAATGTGGAAATTGTAAAACTTTGGATTTTATACTTTTATATAATATCTTATCGTATTCATCTTTTATTAAGAGGACTTGATTTGAATCTATTGGTAAAATTTGTTCAATAGTTTCTTGTGTAGATATCCTTTCTTCAGATTTTTGTTTTGTAAAAAATTCATCAATATAATTTTGTGTATAATCATTTTCTGAAACAGTTATTATAGGTTGTGGTACGAAAACTCCAGGCTTTATAGTTATTAATTCTCGTTCCACTATACCCTCTTCAGTTACTACCGATTGCTCAGCTTCAGCTACTTCTTCATCTTTAACTTCTCCTTCTACTGTATCTTCTCCATTGCCAAATTCTTTAGGTGTAGTTTCTTCTGAAATAGTGGCTCCTTTTGACAATTCCTCAGCTTCTTGAGCTGCTTTCTCCATAAGAATTGGAGAAGCAAAGTACGGACCATAGGTTCTAAGTACTAAAGTTCCTAATATTAATATAGCTAATACGCTTATAATTGAAATAAATTGCCATCTTGACCAGATTGGTTTGGGTATTAGAGTTGGATGAATTTCTATACTTTTTTCTCTAACTAATTTAGCCAACTTTTTTGCTTTATCAAAAGATAAATCATAAAAAGCAGATGAGGAGATGAACTCTTTTACACCTTTTATCTCATTAAAATACTTTTTGCAATCTGGGCATGTTTTTATATGCTCTTCTACTTTTTTATTTTGGTTAATAGAGAGTTCAGAATCAATATATTCAGAAATCATATTTTTTATATTTTTGCAATTCAATTTATCACCTTTAAATATATCTTTTAATATAAGACTTTAAAAATCTATTTTTTGTTCTCTTTCTTCTTTCAAAATATTTCTTAAGATCTCTCGAGACCTGCTTATTCTTGATTTAACTGTTCCTAAGGGAATATTTAAAATTTCAGATATTTCTTTATATTTCAAATCGTATATATCATTTAGTACAATTACAATTCTAAGATGTTGTGGTAGTTTTTGAAGTAGGTTCTGTACTTTATCTGTTTCTTCAGCTTCTAAAATTCTATTTGAAACTTCATTAAATCTATTTTTATAAGTAACCTTTTCTGTTAATTTTAGTTCTTCATAAGAACCAGATATTAATTTTTTTCTTTTAATAAGTATGTCTTTACAGACATTACA
The sequence above is drawn from the Actinomycetota bacterium genome and encodes:
- a CDS encoding NAD(P)/FAD-dependent oxidoreductase, which produces MAKIYDVIIVGGGPSGIFSAIELTKNNDLDVLLLEKGKDLKERDCPGKGKKCLKCKLCAITSGWGGAGAFSDGKLNLSTKIGGWLSEYISEKEFSELIEYIDDIYLEFGAPNDDICLDEDRVKALKDKAKRSGLLFIPTPIRHLGTDRCVHVLERMRSYISSKVEVLTESEVVKVLTSDNKVGGVVLANGTRYLCKNLILSPGREGSDWLMKEVKRLKLKVENNAVDIGLRVEVPAYVMKPVTDYFHESKLIYYSKQFEDQVRTFCMNPYGIVSTEKYGDVITVNGHSYAKDKTDNTNFALLVSTNFTEPFKEPIAYGKYIARLANLLGGGTIIQRLGDLKKGRRSTMVRIKRSKVIPTLKEATPGDLSFVLPYRYLLDILEMLSALNDIVPGVEARDTLLYGIETKFYSCRLHLSPNLETEIKNMYAIGDGAGISRGLVHASVSGVITARDVLKKQKIGGQGFSLA
- a CDS encoding adenylosuccinate lyase, with product MISRYSRPEIKKIWSDENKYRRWLEIELLVCEIQTKIGIIPKGVLERIKGKISFDLKRISEIEKTTKHDVAAFLKNISENIGQDARFLHFGLTSSDIKDTALSLNLRDALTIITRDLNGLIEILKEKAIKFKYDLMVGRTHGMHAEPITFGVKMANWAFEMDRNRSRIMRAKNEISYCKISGAVGTYSNINPEVERYVCEKLDLKPEPISSQIIHRDRHAYCLNVLALAGSSIEKMATEIRNLQRTEIDEVQEPFSNSQIGSSAMPHKRNPIISERLCGLARLLRGYAQTSMENISLWGERDMSHSSTERLILPNSTILLDYMLYKFKYMMKNLIVFPENMRKNLELSKGLIFSENVLIELVKAGLLRDRAHDLVKKCSDKVYSEKISFKQALLSSDEICLVLTNEQISECLNIKSYLKNVDLIVNKLKKIH
- a CDS encoding zf-HC2 domain-containing protein, whose amino-acid sequence is MNCKNIKNMISEYIDSELSINQNKKVEEHIKTCPDCKKYFNEIKGVKEFISSSAFYDLSFDKAKKLAKLVREKSIEIHPTLIPKPIWSRWQFISIISVLAILILGTLVLRTYGPYFASPILMEKAAQEAEELSKGATISEETTPKEFGNGEDTVEGEVKDEEVAEAEQSVVTEEGIVERELITIKPGVFVPQPIITVSENDYTQNYIDEFFTKQKSEERISTQETIEQILPIDSNQVLLIKDEYDKILYKSIKSKVLQFPHFDENLKILESEIYKYLTGQEQLPEKFPLLIFSVEKARFEGKDAFIISGIGPGKDFEKDKLTKQFVCVIEAGTNKILHLKTID
- a CDS encoding sigma-70 family RNA polymerase sigma factor — translated: MTIKFKREKINDEKLIRYYTRGDEEALVQLVKRHQKNIYNLSFRFMNNSQDAWDATQETFIRLIKRAKSFKGASKFSTWLYRITCNVCKDILIKRKKLISGSYEELKLTEKVTYKNRFNEVSNRILEAEETDKVQNLLQKLPQHLRIVIVLNDIYDLKYKEISEILNIPLGTVKSRISRSREILRNILKEEREQKIDF
- a CDS encoding adenylosuccinate synthase, with product MPGIVVIGTQWGDEGKGKIIDYLSKDADVVVRFQGGNNAGHTVVTKEHKFQFHLIPSGILNPDIINVIGNGVVVDLEALVNEIDYLHSKKITTSNLKISPNSHLVMPYHRILDEVRENLLGNMKIGTTKRGIGPSYSDKASRSGIRMQDLLNIKVFNKKLEFVLKEKNAILTKIYNLQPLDFNDILEKFKYLSQKIGDYVSDTSKLINDALDEDKKVLFEGAQGTFLDIDHGTYPFVTSSSTVAASACIGSGIGPTRIDKIIGVTKAYTTRVGQGPFPTEIKGKLGTMLREKGSEYGATTGRPRRCGWLDTVLLKYASRINSITFLALTKLDVLSFLNNIKICNSYSYNDKYYKELPYNQNIFHNVNPLYENFLGWEEEISEVRNFNDLPKEAKKYIKRIEDEVKVPIKLVSVGPERDQIIKFEESIW